One Xiphophorus maculatus strain JP 163 A chromosome 23, X_maculatus-5.0-male, whole genome shotgun sequence genomic window, CCTGCTGAGCCATGTAACATACgctgaacatttgtttttatttaattttgttttttttgaaaTATCTTTGGTTCTTTTAAAAGTAATCTAATAATATTAACATATACACTGCAATAACAGTTTTTAGGGTAGCTGAATTTTATTGTTAACACAATGGATGTAAACTAATATGTCTGTATTcttgtttcagaaaaacatgtaaataataaatctatcctggatatttttaaaattgtttggaAAGTATCTGAAGCTTTGGCCTTgaaaggtttgttttctttcagttgcCTGGTGGCCCTTATTTGATGCTCTTGctgctttaaatatatataatacatataaagaatatatttagctatcacagtttatttattcttaaactTGCTCATGTTTTTGTCCTTATAGATCTTTAGAGAACTGTAGAAAAGAAACACCTTGAAGCCACCAACTCAACTGGTTGATTGGgataaatgccagaaaaaaaaccttccctTTCTCACTGTTAtgaatgtaaactttaattggaaacttgattatttttgagtttttggaaACAAACACTCCAGATGGCTCTAGAACAGGGATCTGCAACTTTTACACTCCAAAGAACCAGTTATGTCTTCATAAAGGTAAATAAGGCTCACTTAGAGCTGCTAATGTAATatgagatattttaaatgtctaatAAAAACCACTATTAAAgaaccaacatttttatttcttttaagattttaaaataaagagaaatgttaaaagttttgtaaaaagCTTCTTCTGTAGCAGATCCCTGGTGTGGAGTGAAGCAAATGACAATTACGTTAAAAAGTACGATGGACCTCTTCTGTGGGAGCCCTTTAGAGTTCATGACATTGGTCTCACAAACTTTTAAGAAGCATCAGCTATTATTAAGTCCTTACTCCAAAACACACAATAGAAATGATTGACCAGAAACGCATTCAATATTCTTCCAAGACCGTCTCAGTCCAGAATCTGTTACAAACCCTGAGAGGTGATCTAAAGAGAGGACTGTAGAATATTAAACCAATGTTCACCAATCAGGTTCTACCAAGTTCTGCTTGTGACCCAGCCGTTTGATTCAAAACAATGCAGGACATTAGAAGTTGAGGACTGAAGTTAGACACATGATGTAAAGAGAGAGTATAAAAAAGAATGCAAGAACATTTTAGGATACGACTAAGTGCTTTTCGTATTTCATAAAGAATTTTTGGTAGTATGGTATTAACAGCAAAGTTATGAAAATGGTTCGTCTCATACTTGTCTCACTGAAAGAAATTTAAGTTGGATTCTTCCACTTTCTTGATGTGATCCTATGCTGCTGTAATGaaagattgatttattttgaggTGATTTGCTAATCGATGTGCCAAAAATGTGGCCTGCGCTGTATATCAACATCCATGCACAGTCATGAGTCTGGGTATTCCACATCTGAAGCCAGCCTGCGTTTAGTTACACTCATCACATACTTTATCCAGCTGTAGTAAACAGAAACCCGGGTGTACACGCCGTACTTCCCTTCTTTTGCACATTCCTCCCCCCAGCTCACAATCCCCGTCAGGAACCAAGTGTCCCGGTAGCTCTTTGCGTGAGGACCTCCGCTGTCGCCCTGACAGGCGTCTTTGGCCACATTGTAGAATCCAGCGCAGAACATGACAGGAGTGATCCTTTCGTTGCTGCTTTTTTTACACTCAGTCTGATCTATGAAGGGAACCTCAATCTTCTGCAGAATGTTGGAAGTGAACCCCAGGAAGCGAGTGCGGCCCCAGCCGCTCACCGTAGCCGGGGAAGGTTGCTTCATTAAGGCCTCGATGAAAGCCATGGGCCCGATGCAGATCGGTCGGACCATTGCTGAGAAGCTGATGGGGTCTTTGAGGTAGAGCAAGGCAATGTCGTGGTTGTACGTGTTTAAGGTTGCGTTGTAGCGTGGATGTGCGTGTTTCTCCAACACCTCATAGTCTTGCTCTCGGCCCTCCGTGATTTGAGTATTATGTTCCCCTGTTTGCAGAGAAATTTGATATGAATTAAGCTCCATACAAATTAACCACCATTTGTGCTCTTGAATAGAAATGATATGAAGCACAATTGACAgcaataaatagaaaaagagattatttttttctgcacgTACAGTGGCTTTTACAATTTCTGcccagtgggaaaaaaaagccactaaataaattatattgttGCAAAGAATCTCACACcagaaaatcagatttaaaattgagtaaatgtatttATCAGGGAAGAAAAGGAAATGGAAAGGGCTGTATTGTTGCagatatttagctttaaatagCAGCTCAGTGTGTCGTCTGTGATTCTTACCCACTCTGACTGAGAAGGAGCCGGACGCCTCCTTCAGACAATGAGCAGCAGTGATGACCCAACGCTCTGAGAGGATGGAGCCCCCACAAAATAACTGACCACTGGGTTTTGCTATCAGTCCAACCTGGAAAAATGAAACTGATGAACAGACTAGGGGATAGAAACAGAATGTTGTGCAGGATACCACAATGTTCCTGATATCTGTGCGTCTAAACGGTACCTGCCAGGGAATCTCTCCTGGAGCGGCTGACCTCCCACCAACTATACGTTTGAAAGGTATTTGTGGCTCCAAAGAGATGTTTTCAGAGTGATTGGATTCCCATAAAAGCAGGTCACTAAGAGACTGATTCTGACCAAAGTCGTCATAGTCATACGAATCCAGATCTGGCTCTGTGGTGCTGGCTGCTGCTGTAAGAGTCATGTTGGTTGGAGATGTGGCGTTCAGGTGGTCCGAAAGCCCAAGGTTGTAGAAAGACCTTATGACTGGCTTCACAACGGTTAGTCCAGTTTTCCCACAGGGGAATTCAACTGGTAAAGAAGGAAAAGAGGTTTTAATAAGAACCAATTCTACTTTTTCATGATATTCAGCTGTTTAAATCCAAACCTGTTGCTTCACAGCTGACCCCATCCGACATCAACTCATATCCTGTCGCGCAGAAGCATTTTGCCCCAAAGTTTCCTATTGTGCCACAGAAGTGTTTGCAGTCTCCATTGTTTACGTCACATCTTTTTTGTAAGACTGTGTAGACAAGAAAAAAGGAACCGGGATTAAGCTTCTCCTTTGACACTGCCTTCAAAGACCTGGTGCtaaatcctttaaaaatgtctcacaAGTATAGCATTCCTTTTTTATAAACTCCCAAGaatcaatattttctttaaataacaaTTTCAGGAATTTCAAAGatagctttgtttttaataagattttatAATGAAATTACTTTTCATTTAGCAACACTAAACCTCAGATTTGACCAGCTTTCCTACACATCACTACAGCTTGATCCCGCCACCAACATGTTTCATCATGGACTaatgtgttcagggtgataTGCACTACCTGTACAATGTGGCATGAATTGTACTATTTAAGGCATTTTGGGTCTCATCTGTGTTTATTACATGTCTTGTGACAAACTGCACTTTGTATGTCTGTcatcacacatttgtttttgcaatttaaaaaaaattattttgctacCTTTCATGCTgcgaaagaaacaaaacactttcaGTTTGACTGCAGCtcacaaaacattcagtcattGTTTTCAGAACATTGAGAAAGAAACAACCCAATACTGTAACCTAAAGCCAGACTGTTGCTCAATATGAGTCACTGATTCAATTTAGAAACAATTTAGAAACaagagaaattgttttttcattctCTGACACTGATACCATGGTGTAAACAAATTTGAGTTGTACgccagagaaaaataaaattttcttaggtaaaaacccccccaaaaaaactagAGTCCAGCTAAAGAAAAATGCACTCACCGATCTCACAGTTTGTGCCAGTGAAGCCAGACACACATGTGCAGATGTAGTAGCCCAGATGGTCTTTGCATGACCCCTGGTTCAGACATGGGCTCGATGCACACTgattgccatctgaagaaagtCAAACACAGGATTTTAACTTTTCGTCATCCATGTTATCCTGAAATAAGCACTTTCTTCTACCTAAAATATCAGATTGAAAAGATCCCTTACCTACATATCTTGACCAAAATGCCATCTAAAACACAGAGTAAGTCATGACCATGGCCACAAACTATGCAAATTTGTTCCAAATACAATGATTAAATACTCACAGTCTTTTCATCATTCTCAAATATCTCCCTGGCTTCTTCCAGGTTACATTTCTCTTCTATACATTCTCTTTCCAGGTTTCCCGGCAGAAACTCCTCGAACCTCCCAGTGTTCTCACGTTTGTGTCTCTTGAGGAAGCTGTCGGCTGTCTTCTCAGAGAGGAGCACATTGTTTGGGGCTAGATATAAAACACAATACACAGACTGGATCTTCTTATTaccacttttaaaaatttttttgaaagttATTTAATACCTGCCAAGCCAAGGTGAAAGTCCAAAAgcagcaaagacagaaaaactcGTGCCATCCTAACTTTTAGCGTAAATCCAACAGAAACACTTTGGGCCATAACTCCAAAGTACAACTCCGTGTTTGCACACTTGTACTCACAATTTGATGCTTGCTtgttcagagaaaaagaaaaacaatctgccTGACTGAGTCAACATccatgtgaaagaaaaatgacagtttttccCACTTTGTATCAAGTGTGTTTGCTGACAAATAATGGCAATTCTTTATGGTTTATCCTGAACTGCTGGACAACAAATGCctcaatgtcaaacattgagacattttgcagagagaaaaaaatctgcataaataatgaaaaataaagcataaatataGCACAATTTTACAAATCGCTAATATATGATTTGGATGGGGTGACATAACTGAAAGAAGCCACcccactgcttcatgttttcttcatgttcGCAAGTTTTAAGAAACTAAAGTAATGGACATGAAAAAGCTTGTTGGCAATAATAATGAagcgtttttattattatttgcattaGTTTTCATACTGAGTATATACCGTGGTGACATATTTGAATAAGGGTGACCattatggaagaaaaaaacagttttgtattAAATGAATATAACTTCATTGAGGTCCAGGCATGAATTGAGCaggactttatttaaaaaaaaaatcctccaatgttgtttttttcatggaatGTTTACATTCTCACAATGAAATGTGAATGAGATGTAAATGCTGCCATCtctttagaaaaacataaaatttaaacatcTAGTGCATAAAGCCAAGCCAgaggaatttttaaaatgtactttgaaGGATTTTCCACAAGGTGGCGCCACATCACTTGTTAGATGAGGTTCACTGCAGAAACATCAAGTCTCATTCCTTTTTGAATAACTGAACCAAATCAGTGAAGTTTAGGATATACTGTTGCATTGTCTTTTATGCTTCCAGTTTATGGTTCACATAATATAACTAAATTCAACCAAACTGAAGCGCAGGCAATTTGTAACTTGCTCTCATTGTTCATAGTGAGCAAACATGTGAAAGTGGAGAggaacttttttgttttaatagaaGGAAAACTCAGCAGAACCTGGTTCAGGATGAGTGACCATCAGATGGCATTAAGAAGATTTGATAGAAAAACCTCCACAGAAATATTAGTTAATATTAGTTCAATGATGAACAATGCAAGTCCAAAATGTTAATGACGACAGTAGTTCTTACAGCTGTGTAAAATGCATGAATGGAAACTGACAGACTGAAAAAGTCGTGATCTGTTTATGGTGTggatatttttactgaaatacattgtaaattaaaatattttttaatgtagatGTGAAAACTtagttaaaaatttaatttgcttgTTTGTTGGGACAAATTCAACTCCACTGGGTCAAATCCTTGCTCTCCAGCTGGTTGTAAATGTCTTTCTTTCACAACAACTGGACATAGTCAGATCACTGCATGTCTGAGTTTAAAATCTTTCTGTTCACCTTCAGAGCTTTAAATGGACCTGCCCCTATATATACACCAGACCTATTGACCTGGCATTACATACCCATCCCTGCTACAGTTATACAGTTATTGTTTTGAAGGGAGATGGGATCTTTCCTGTCAGTACCCAACACATTTCATAGAACCGATGTACCTGAGATCAAAAGTGTTTATCCCCCACTATTCTTAATTTATTTGCCCATTTTAGAGAACAGTATGTAAGGCATCAACAATAAGATATAATGctgattatttatattatttaaagcaATCGCAAGCTGAACATCATGTGAACTTACCCCAAACTGTCtaatgttcttttctttctacctGTTGTCC contains:
- the LOC102223546 gene encoding coagulation factor IX isoform X2 translates to MAQSVSVGFTLKVRMARVFLSLLLLDFHLGLAAPNNVLLSEKTADSFLKRHKRENTGRFEEFLPGNLERECIEEKCNLEEAREIFENDEKTMAFWSRYVDGNQCASSPCLNQGSCKDHLGYYICTCVSGFTGTNCEIVLQKRCDVNNGDCKHFCGTIGNFGAKCFCATGYELMSDGVSCEATVEFPCGKTGLTVVKPVIRSFYNLGLSDHLNATSPTNMTLTAAASTTEPDLDSYDYDDFGQNQSLSDLLLWESNHSENISLEPQIPFKRIVGGRSAAPGEIPWQVGLIAKPSGQLFCGGSILSERWVITAAHCLKEASGSFSVRVGEHNTQITEGREQDYEVLEKHAHPRYNATLNTYNHDIALLYLKDPISFSAMVRPICIGPMAFIEALMKQPSPATVSGWGRTRFLGFTSNILQKIEVPFIDQTECKKSSNERITPVMFCAGFYNVAKDACQGDSGGPHAKSYRDTWFLTGIVSWGEECAKEGKYGVYTRVSVYYSWIKYVMSVTKRRLASDVEYPDS
- the LOC102223546 gene encoding coagulation factor IX isoform X1 is translated as MAQSVSVGFTLKVRMARVFLSLLLLDFHLGLAAPNNVLLSEKTADSFLKRHKRENTGRFEEFLPGNLERECIEEKCNLEEAREIFENDEKTMAFWSRYVDGNQCASSPCLNQGSCKDHLGYYICTCVSGFTGTNCEIVLQKRCDVNNGDCKHFCGTIGNFGAKCFCATGYELMSDGVSCEATVEFPCGKTGLTVVKPVIRSFYNLGLSDHLNATSPTNMTLTAAASTTEPDLDSYDYDDFGQNQSLSDLLLWESNHSENISLEPQIPFKRIVGGRSAAPGEIPWQVPFRRTDIRNIVVSCTTFCFYPLVCSSVSFFQVGLIAKPSGQLFCGGSILSERWVITAAHCLKEASGSFSVRVGEHNTQITEGREQDYEVLEKHAHPRYNATLNTYNHDIALLYLKDPISFSAMVRPICIGPMAFIEALMKQPSPATVSGWGRTRFLGFTSNILQKIEVPFIDQTECKKSSNERITPVMFCAGFYNVAKDACQGDSGGPHAKSYRDTWFLTGIVSWGEECAKEGKYGVYTRVSVYYSWIKYVMSVTKRRLASDVEYPDS